From Streptomyces yatensis, one genomic window encodes:
- a CDS encoding FmdB family zinc ribbon protein, whose translation MPRYEYRCRACGTTFELNRPMAESSAPASCPDGHGDTVKLLSTVAVTGASSSSASPARPPSGGGGGCCGGGCCG comes from the coding sequence ATGCCTCGCTATGAGTACCGCTGCCGCGCCTGCGGCACCACCTTTGAGCTGAACCGGCCGATGGCCGAGTCCTCCGCTCCCGCGTCCTGCCCGGACGGGCACGGCGACACGGTGAAGCTGCTGTCCACCGTGGCCGTCACCGGCGCCTCGTCCTCCTCCGCCTCCCCGGCCCGGCCGCCGTCGGGTGGCGGTGGCGGTTGCTGTGGGGGCGGCTGCTGCGGCTGA